The Elephas maximus indicus isolate mEleMax1 chromosome 19, mEleMax1 primary haplotype, whole genome shotgun sequence genome contains a region encoding:
- the HES7 gene encoding transcription factor HES-7 isoform X2: MVTRDRAENRDGSKMLKPLVEKRRRDRINRSLEELRLLLLERTRDQNLRNPKLEKAEILEFAVGYLRERSRVEPPGFPRSPAQDAEALASCYLSGFRECLLRLAAFAHEASPAARAQLFSALHGYLRPKPPRPEPVDLRPPAPRPSLDPAAPAPGPALHQRPPVHQGPPSPRCAWSPPPCSPHAGNPGAPAPLTGLLPPPPPPNRQDGAPKAPPLPPSAFWRPWP, encoded by the exons ATGGTCACACGGGATCGAGCCGAGAATAGGGACGGCTCCAAG ATGCTAAAGCCGCTTGTGGAGAAGCGGCGCCGGGACCGCATCAACCGCAGCCTGGAAGAGCTGAGGCTGCTGCTGCTGGAGCGGACCCGGGACCAG AACCTCCGGAACCCGAAGCTGGAGAAGGCGGAGATACTGGAGTTCGCCGTGGGCTACTTGAGGGAGCGCAGCCGGGTGGAGCCCCCGG GGTTCCCCCGGTCCCCAGCCCAGGACGCCGAGGCGCTCGCCAGCTGCTACTTGTCCGGCTTCCGCGAGTGCCTGCTCCGCCTGGCGGCCTTCGCGCACGAAGCCAGCCCGGCCGCCCGCGCCCAGCTCTTCTCCGCGCTGCACGGCTACCTGCGCCCCAAGCCGCCCCGGCCGGAGCCGGTCGATCTCAGGCCCCCGGCACCGCGCCCATCGCTGGACCCCGCCGCCCCGGCCCCTGGCCCCGCGCTGCACCAGCGCCCCCCAGTGCACCAGGGTCCCCCTAGTCCGCGCTGCGCCTGGTCCCCGCCCCCCTGCTCCCCCCACGCCGGGAATCCCGGCGCGCCGGCGCCCCTCACCGGACTGCTGCCGCCTCCACCGCCGCCTAATAGACAAGACGGGGCGCCCAAGGCCCCGCCGCTCCCGCCGTCCGCTTTCTGGAGACCTTGGCCCTGA
- the HES7 gene encoding transcription factor HES-7 isoform X1, with amino-acid sequence MGRRGALPATGCRRLATALSLGPVDPLSPSRWSQMLKPLVEKRRRDRINRSLEELRLLLLERTRDQNLRNPKLEKAEILEFAVGYLRERSRVEPPGFPRSPAQDAEALASCYLSGFRECLLRLAAFAHEASPAARAQLFSALHGYLRPKPPRPEPVDLRPPAPRPSLDPAAPAPGPALHQRPPVHQGPPSPRCAWSPPPCSPHAGNPGAPAPLTGLLPPPPPPNRQDGAPKAPPLPPSAFWRPWP; translated from the exons ATGGGGAGGAGGGGGGCTCTCCCAGCGACGGGATGCCGACGCCTTGCCACTGCGCTGAGCCTTGGTCCGGTGGACCCGCTGTCCCCTTCCCGCTGGTCGCAGATGCTAAAGCCGCTTGTGGAGAAGCGGCGCCGGGACCGCATCAACCGCAGCCTGGAAGAGCTGAGGCTGCTGCTGCTGGAGCGGACCCGGGACCAG AACCTCCGGAACCCGAAGCTGGAGAAGGCGGAGATACTGGAGTTCGCCGTGGGCTACTTGAGGGAGCGCAGCCGGGTGGAGCCCCCGG GGTTCCCCCGGTCCCCAGCCCAGGACGCCGAGGCGCTCGCCAGCTGCTACTTGTCCGGCTTCCGCGAGTGCCTGCTCCGCCTGGCGGCCTTCGCGCACGAAGCCAGCCCGGCCGCCCGCGCCCAGCTCTTCTCCGCGCTGCACGGCTACCTGCGCCCCAAGCCGCCCCGGCCGGAGCCGGTCGATCTCAGGCCCCCGGCACCGCGCCCATCGCTGGACCCCGCCGCCCCGGCCCCTGGCCCCGCGCTGCACCAGCGCCCCCCAGTGCACCAGGGTCCCCCTAGTCCGCGCTGCGCCTGGTCCCCGCCCCCCTGCTCCCCCCACGCCGGGAATCCCGGCGCGCCGGCGCCCCTCACCGGACTGCTGCCGCCTCCACCGCCGCCTAATAGACAAGACGGGGCGCCCAAGGCCCCGCCGCTCCCGCCGTCCGCTTTCTGGAGACCTTGGCCCTGA
- the HES7 gene encoding transcription factor HES-7 isoform X3 has translation MLKPLVEKRRRDRINRSLEELRLLLLERTRDQNLRNPKLEKAEILEFAVGYLRERSRVEPPGFPRSPAQDAEALASCYLSGFRECLLRLAAFAHEASPAARAQLFSALHGYLRPKPPRPEPVDLRPPAPRPSLDPAAPAPGPALHQRPPVHQGPPSPRCAWSPPPCSPHAGNPGAPAPLTGLLPPPPPPNRQDGAPKAPPLPPSAFWRPWP, from the exons ATGCTAAAGCCGCTTGTGGAGAAGCGGCGCCGGGACCGCATCAACCGCAGCCTGGAAGAGCTGAGGCTGCTGCTGCTGGAGCGGACCCGGGACCAG AACCTCCGGAACCCGAAGCTGGAGAAGGCGGAGATACTGGAGTTCGCCGTGGGCTACTTGAGGGAGCGCAGCCGGGTGGAGCCCCCGG GGTTCCCCCGGTCCCCAGCCCAGGACGCCGAGGCGCTCGCCAGCTGCTACTTGTCCGGCTTCCGCGAGTGCCTGCTCCGCCTGGCGGCCTTCGCGCACGAAGCCAGCCCGGCCGCCCGCGCCCAGCTCTTCTCCGCGCTGCACGGCTACCTGCGCCCCAAGCCGCCCCGGCCGGAGCCGGTCGATCTCAGGCCCCCGGCACCGCGCCCATCGCTGGACCCCGCCGCCCCGGCCCCTGGCCCCGCGCTGCACCAGCGCCCCCCAGTGCACCAGGGTCCCCCTAGTCCGCGCTGCGCCTGGTCCCCGCCCCCCTGCTCCCCCCACGCCGGGAATCCCGGCGCGCCGGCGCCCCTCACCGGACTGCTGCCGCCTCCACCGCCGCCTAATAGACAAGACGGGGCGCCCAAGGCCCCGCCGCTCCCGCCGTCCGCTTTCTGGAGACCTTGGCCCTGA
- the ALOXE3 gene encoding hydroperoxide isomerase ALOXE3 isoform X3, which translates to MAVYRVCVTTGPYLMAGTLDNISVTLVGTCGESPKQLLDRMGRDFAPGTVRKYKVCCSADLGELLLLRLHKERYAFFSKDSWYCSRICVTAPDGTVSHFPCYQWIEGYCTTELRPGTAKTICQDTLPLLLDHRKRELQARQECYRWKIYSPGFPRMVDVSSFEEMESDKKYALTKMTPCAKMTPYTDQGESSGNRYLPGFPMKVDIPSLLHMEPNIRYSTTKTASLLFNAIPASLGMKLRGLLDRKRSWKKLDDIRNIFWCHKTFTSEYVTEHWCEDHFFGYQYLNGVNPVMLHCLSSLPSKLPVTNDMMAPLLGPDTCLQTELERRNIFLADYWILADVPVHCLNGRQQYVAAPLCLLWLNPQGSLMPLAIQVTSIGRQGLLYLMSTGLAHFTYTNFCLPDSLRARGVLAIPNYHYRDDGLKIWGAIESFVLEIIGYYYPSDMSVQQDSELQAWVGEIFAQAFLGRENSGFPSRLCTSGELVKFLTAIIFNCSAQHAAVNSGQHDFGAWMPNAPSSMRKPPPQTKGTTTLKSYLDTLPEVNTTCNNLLLFWLVSQEPKDQRPLGTYPDEHFTEEAPRQSIAAFQSCLAQISRDIRERNQSLALPYTYLDPPLIENSVSI; encoded by the exons atgGCCGTGTACCGCGTGTGTGTGACCACAGGACCCTACCTGATGGCTGGCACACTGGACAACATCTCTGTCACACTGGTGGGCACATGTGGAGAGAGCCCCAAGCAGCTGCTGGATCGTATGGGCAGGGACTTTGCCCCTGGAACC GTGCGGAAGTACAAGGTGTGCTGCTCAGCAGACCTGGGTGAGCTCCTGCTGCTGCGTCTACACAAGGAGCGCTATGCTTTCTTCTCGAAAGACTCCTGGTACTGCAGCCGCATCTGTGTCACTGCCCCTGATGGCACGGTTTCCCACTTCCCCTGCTACCAGTGGATTGAGGGCTACTGCACCACAGAGCTTCGACCAGGAACAG CAAAAACTATTTGTCAGGACACCCTTCCCCTCCTTTTGGATCACAGGAAACGTGAACTCCAGGCCCGACAGGAATGCTACCG CTGGAAAATCTATTCCCCTGGCTTCCCACGCATGGTGGATGTCAGCAGCTTTGAGGAAATGGAGTCAGACAAGAAATATGCCTTGACCAAGATGACACCTTGTGCCAAGATGACACCTTACACAGACCAGGGTGAGAG CAGCGGGAATCGGTACCTGCCCGGCTTCCCCATGAAAGTTGACATCCCATCTCTGCTGCACATGGAGCCCAACATCCGCTACTCGACCACCAAGACGGCCTCACTGCTCTTCAATGCCATCCCTGC GTCCTTGGGCATGAAGCTTCGAGGGCTGCTGGATCGCAAGCGTTCCTGGAAGAAGCTGGATGACATCCGGAATATCTTCTGGTGCCACAAGACCTTCACTTCAG AGTATGTCACAGAGCACTGGTGTGAGGACCACTTCTTCGGGTACCAGTACCTGAATGGCGTCAATCCTGTCATGCTTCATTGCCTCTCCAGCTTGCCCAGCAAGCTACCTGTCACCAATGACATGATGGCCCCCTTGCTGGGACCAGACACCTGTCTGCAGACAGAGCTAGAG AGAAGGAACATCTTTCTTGCCGACTACTGGATCCTGGCTGATGTTCCGGTCCACTGTCTAAACGGCCGCCAGCAGTACGTGGCCGCTCCGCTCTGCCTGTTGTGGCTCAACCCCCAGGGGTCGCTGATGCCCTTGGCCATCCAG GTCACGTCCATTGGGAGGCAAGGCCTCCTCTACCTCATGAGCACCGGCCTGGCCCACTTCACCTACACCAATTTCTGCCTCCCGGACAGCCTGCGGGCCCGCGGTGTCCTGGCCATCCCCAACTACCACTACCGAGACGACGGCCTCAAAATCTGGGGCGCCATCGAGAG CTTTGTCTTGGAAATCATCGGCTACTATTATCCTAGTGACATGTCTGTGCAGCAGGACTCGGAGCTGCAGGCCTGGGTTGGCGAGATTTTTGCTCAGGCATTCTTGGGCCGGGAAAACTCAG GCTTCCCTAGCCGGCTGTGCACCTCAGGAGAGCTAGTGAAGTTCCTCACTGCAATCATCTTCAACTGCTCTGCCCAGCACGCTGCTGTCAACAGCGGACAG CATGACTTTGGGGCCTGGATGCCCAATGCTCCATCATCCATGAGGAAACCTCCACCCCAGACCAAGGGGACCACCACCCTGAAGAGTTACCTAGACACCCTCCCAGAAGTGAACACCACCTGTAACAACCTTCTTCTTTTCTGGTTGGTCAGCCAAGAGCCCAAGGACCAG AGGCCCCTGGGCACCTACCCAGATGAGCACTTCACAGAGGAAGCCCCGCGGCAGAGCATCGCTGCTTTCCAGAGCTGCCTGGCCCAGATCTCGAGGGACATCCGGGAGCGGAACCAGAGCTTGGCACTGCCCTACACCTACCTGGACCCTCCCCTCATAGAGAACAGTGTCTCCATCTAA
- the ALOXE3 gene encoding hydroperoxide isomerase ALOXE3 isoform X2: MAVYRVCVTTGPYLMAGTLDNISVTLVGTCGESPKQLLDRMGRDFAPGTVRKYKVCCSADLGELLLLRLHKERYAFFSKDSWYCSRICVTAPDGTVSHFPCYQWIEGYCTTELRPGTAKTICQDTLPLLLDHRKRELQARQECYRWKIYSPGFPRMVDVSSFEEMESDKKYALTKMTPCAKMTPYTDQGESSGNRYLPGFPMKVDIPSLLHMEPNIRYSTTKTASLLFNAIPASLGMKLRGLLDRKRSWKKLDDIRNIFWCHKTFTSEYVTEHWCEDHFFGYQYLNGVNPVMLHCLSSLPSKLPVTNDMMAPLLGPDTCLQTELERRNIFLADYWILADVPVHCLNGRQQYVAAPLCLLWLNPQGSLMPLAIQLRQTPGPESPIFLPTDCDWDWLLAKTWVTSIGRQGLLYLMSTGLAHFTYTNFCLPDSLRARGVLAIPNYHYRDDGLKIWGAIESFVLEIIGYYYPSDMSVQQDSELQAWVGEIFAQAFLGRENSGFPSRLCTSGELVKFLTAIIFNCSAQHAAVNSGQHDFGAWMPNAPSSMRKPPPQTKGTTTLKSYLDTLPEVNTTCNNLLLFWLVSQEPKDQRPLGTYPDEHFTEEAPRQSIAAFQSCLAQISRDIRERNQSLALPYTYLDPPLIENSVSI; encoded by the exons atgGCCGTGTACCGCGTGTGTGTGACCACAGGACCCTACCTGATGGCTGGCACACTGGACAACATCTCTGTCACACTGGTGGGCACATGTGGAGAGAGCCCCAAGCAGCTGCTGGATCGTATGGGCAGGGACTTTGCCCCTGGAACC GTGCGGAAGTACAAGGTGTGCTGCTCAGCAGACCTGGGTGAGCTCCTGCTGCTGCGTCTACACAAGGAGCGCTATGCTTTCTTCTCGAAAGACTCCTGGTACTGCAGCCGCATCTGTGTCACTGCCCCTGATGGCACGGTTTCCCACTTCCCCTGCTACCAGTGGATTGAGGGCTACTGCACCACAGAGCTTCGACCAGGAACAG CAAAAACTATTTGTCAGGACACCCTTCCCCTCCTTTTGGATCACAGGAAACGTGAACTCCAGGCCCGACAGGAATGCTACCG CTGGAAAATCTATTCCCCTGGCTTCCCACGCATGGTGGATGTCAGCAGCTTTGAGGAAATGGAGTCAGACAAGAAATATGCCTTGACCAAGATGACACCTTGTGCCAAGATGACACCTTACACAGACCAGGGTGAGAG CAGCGGGAATCGGTACCTGCCCGGCTTCCCCATGAAAGTTGACATCCCATCTCTGCTGCACATGGAGCCCAACATCCGCTACTCGACCACCAAGACGGCCTCACTGCTCTTCAATGCCATCCCTGC GTCCTTGGGCATGAAGCTTCGAGGGCTGCTGGATCGCAAGCGTTCCTGGAAGAAGCTGGATGACATCCGGAATATCTTCTGGTGCCACAAGACCTTCACTTCAG AGTATGTCACAGAGCACTGGTGTGAGGACCACTTCTTCGGGTACCAGTACCTGAATGGCGTCAATCCTGTCATGCTTCATTGCCTCTCCAGCTTGCCCAGCAAGCTACCTGTCACCAATGACATGATGGCCCCCTTGCTGGGACCAGACACCTGTCTGCAGACAGAGCTAGAG AGAAGGAACATCTTTCTTGCCGACTACTGGATCCTGGCTGATGTTCCGGTCCACTGTCTAAACGGCCGCCAGCAGTACGTGGCCGCTCCGCTCTGCCTGTTGTGGCTCAACCCCCAGGGGTCGCTGATGCCCTTGGCCATCCAG CTCAGGCAGACCCCCGGGCCGGAGAGCCCCATCTTCCTGCCCACTGACTGCGATTGGGACTGGCTGCTGGCCAAGACGTGG GTCACGTCCATTGGGAGGCAAGGCCTCCTCTACCTCATGAGCACCGGCCTGGCCCACTTCACCTACACCAATTTCTGCCTCCCGGACAGCCTGCGGGCCCGCGGTGTCCTGGCCATCCCCAACTACCACTACCGAGACGACGGCCTCAAAATCTGGGGCGCCATCGAGAG CTTTGTCTTGGAAATCATCGGCTACTATTATCCTAGTGACATGTCTGTGCAGCAGGACTCGGAGCTGCAGGCCTGGGTTGGCGAGATTTTTGCTCAGGCATTCTTGGGCCGGGAAAACTCAG GCTTCCCTAGCCGGCTGTGCACCTCAGGAGAGCTAGTGAAGTTCCTCACTGCAATCATCTTCAACTGCTCTGCCCAGCACGCTGCTGTCAACAGCGGACAG CATGACTTTGGGGCCTGGATGCCCAATGCTCCATCATCCATGAGGAAACCTCCACCCCAGACCAAGGGGACCACCACCCTGAAGAGTTACCTAGACACCCTCCCAGAAGTGAACACCACCTGTAACAACCTTCTTCTTTTCTGGTTGGTCAGCCAAGAGCCCAAGGACCAG AGGCCCCTGGGCACCTACCCAGATGAGCACTTCACAGAGGAAGCCCCGCGGCAGAGCATCGCTGCTTTCCAGAGCTGCCTGGCCCAGATCTCGAGGGACATCCGGGAGCGGAACCAGAGCTTGGCACTGCCCTACACCTACCTGGACCCTCCCCTCATAGAGAACAGTGTCTCCATCTAA
- the ALOXE3 gene encoding hydroperoxide isomerase ALOXE3 isoform X1: protein MAVYRVCVTTGPYLMAGTLDNISVTLVGTCGESPKQLLDRMGRDFAPGTVRKYKVCCSADLGELLLLRLHKERYAFFSKDSWYCSRICVTAPDGTVSHFPCYQWIEGYCTTELRPGTAKTICQDTLPLLLDHRKRELQARQECYRWKIYSPGFPRMVDVSSFEEMESDKKYALTKMTPCAKMTPYTDQGESSGNRYLPGFPMKVDIPSLLHMEPNIRYSTTKTASLLFNAIPASLGMKLRGLLDRKRSWKKLDDIRNIFWCHKTFTSEYVTEHWCEDHFFGYQYLNGVNPVMLHCLSSLPSKLPVTNDMMAPLLGPDTCLQTELERRNIFLADYWILADVPVHCLNGRQQYVAAPLCLLWLNPQGSLMPLAIQLRQTPGPESPIFLPTDCDWDWLLAKTWVRNAEFLVHENNTHFLCTHLLCEAFAMATLRQLPLCHPIYKLLLPHTRYTLQVNTIARATLLNPEGLVDKVTSIGRQGLLYLMSTGLAHFTYTNFCLPDSLRARGVLAIPNYHYRDDGLKIWGAIESFVLEIIGYYYPSDMSVQQDSELQAWVGEIFAQAFLGRENSGFPSRLCTSGELVKFLTAIIFNCSAQHAAVNSGQHDFGAWMPNAPSSMRKPPPQTKGTTTLKSYLDTLPEVNTTCNNLLLFWLVSQEPKDQRPLGTYPDEHFTEEAPRQSIAAFQSCLAQISRDIRERNQSLALPYTYLDPPLIENSVSI, encoded by the exons atgGCCGTGTACCGCGTGTGTGTGACCACAGGACCCTACCTGATGGCTGGCACACTGGACAACATCTCTGTCACACTGGTGGGCACATGTGGAGAGAGCCCCAAGCAGCTGCTGGATCGTATGGGCAGGGACTTTGCCCCTGGAACC GTGCGGAAGTACAAGGTGTGCTGCTCAGCAGACCTGGGTGAGCTCCTGCTGCTGCGTCTACACAAGGAGCGCTATGCTTTCTTCTCGAAAGACTCCTGGTACTGCAGCCGCATCTGTGTCACTGCCCCTGATGGCACGGTTTCCCACTTCCCCTGCTACCAGTGGATTGAGGGCTACTGCACCACAGAGCTTCGACCAGGAACAG CAAAAACTATTTGTCAGGACACCCTTCCCCTCCTTTTGGATCACAGGAAACGTGAACTCCAGGCCCGACAGGAATGCTACCG CTGGAAAATCTATTCCCCTGGCTTCCCACGCATGGTGGATGTCAGCAGCTTTGAGGAAATGGAGTCAGACAAGAAATATGCCTTGACCAAGATGACACCTTGTGCCAAGATGACACCTTACACAGACCAGGGTGAGAG CAGCGGGAATCGGTACCTGCCCGGCTTCCCCATGAAAGTTGACATCCCATCTCTGCTGCACATGGAGCCCAACATCCGCTACTCGACCACCAAGACGGCCTCACTGCTCTTCAATGCCATCCCTGC GTCCTTGGGCATGAAGCTTCGAGGGCTGCTGGATCGCAAGCGTTCCTGGAAGAAGCTGGATGACATCCGGAATATCTTCTGGTGCCACAAGACCTTCACTTCAG AGTATGTCACAGAGCACTGGTGTGAGGACCACTTCTTCGGGTACCAGTACCTGAATGGCGTCAATCCTGTCATGCTTCATTGCCTCTCCAGCTTGCCCAGCAAGCTACCTGTCACCAATGACATGATGGCCCCCTTGCTGGGACCAGACACCTGTCTGCAGACAGAGCTAGAG AGAAGGAACATCTTTCTTGCCGACTACTGGATCCTGGCTGATGTTCCGGTCCACTGTCTAAACGGCCGCCAGCAGTACGTGGCCGCTCCGCTCTGCCTGTTGTGGCTCAACCCCCAGGGGTCGCTGATGCCCTTGGCCATCCAG CTCAGGCAGACCCCCGGGCCGGAGAGCCCCATCTTCCTGCCCACTGACTGCGATTGGGACTGGCTGCTGGCCAAGACGTGGGTGCGCAACGCTGAGTTCCTAGTGCATGAGAACAACACACACTTTTTGTGCACGCATTTGCTGTGCGAGGCCTTTGCCATGGCCACGCTGCGTCAGCTGCCCCTCTGCCATCCCATCTACAAG CTGCTGCTCCCCCACACTCGCTACACGCTGCAAGTGAACACCATCGCACGGGCCACGCTGCTCAACCCCGAGGGCCTGGTGGACAAG GTCACGTCCATTGGGAGGCAAGGCCTCCTCTACCTCATGAGCACCGGCCTGGCCCACTTCACCTACACCAATTTCTGCCTCCCGGACAGCCTGCGGGCCCGCGGTGTCCTGGCCATCCCCAACTACCACTACCGAGACGACGGCCTCAAAATCTGGGGCGCCATCGAGAG CTTTGTCTTGGAAATCATCGGCTACTATTATCCTAGTGACATGTCTGTGCAGCAGGACTCGGAGCTGCAGGCCTGGGTTGGCGAGATTTTTGCTCAGGCATTCTTGGGCCGGGAAAACTCAG GCTTCCCTAGCCGGCTGTGCACCTCAGGAGAGCTAGTGAAGTTCCTCACTGCAATCATCTTCAACTGCTCTGCCCAGCACGCTGCTGTCAACAGCGGACAG CATGACTTTGGGGCCTGGATGCCCAATGCTCCATCATCCATGAGGAAACCTCCACCCCAGACCAAGGGGACCACCACCCTGAAGAGTTACCTAGACACCCTCCCAGAAGTGAACACCACCTGTAACAACCTTCTTCTTTTCTGGTTGGTCAGCCAAGAGCCCAAGGACCAG AGGCCCCTGGGCACCTACCCAGATGAGCACTTCACAGAGGAAGCCCCGCGGCAGAGCATCGCTGCTTTCCAGAGCTGCCTGGCCCAGATCTCGAGGGACATCCGGGAGCGGAACCAGAGCTTGGCACTGCCCTACACCTACCTGGACCCTCCCCTCATAGAGAACAGTGTCTCCATCTAA